A single Bufo bufo chromosome 6, aBufBuf1.1, whole genome shotgun sequence DNA region contains:
- the LOC121004456 gene encoding oocyte zinc finger protein XlCOF6-like — MMEDHWPLTSAVRSSKMTTPERCPSPLLPQDGSEEHHNVPLDDDQLVNPGEYLNIIYVTDTYERGDEQIREDIPTDICPDDCTKSLEGHLIFSDFKANNHGITEDTYEEHWIGLSLDPSKQIRSSDSSQTVQENKSHRRNDEHHRPHTGEKSMSCLECGKHYRYESELARHQKSHTGEKPFSCSECEKHFIHKSDLVRHQRTHTGEKPFSCSECGKCFINKSNLSQHERAHTGEKPFSCPECGKCFNQKSALVVHQRIHTGEKPFSCSECGKFFNQKSYLIKHQRIHTGEKPFSCSECGKCFNQKADLVKHHRIHTGVKPFSCSECGKCFNQQSILVTHQRIHTGEKPFACSECGNCFNQKSDLVRHQRIHTREKPFSCSECGKMFSVKSALVIHQRIHTGEKPFSCSECGKCFIQKSVLIKHQRTHTGEKPFSCSQCGKCFINQYNLAEHQRSHTGVKPFSCSECGKHFSVKSALVMHHRIHTGEKPFSCSECGKCFIQKSDLVKHQRIHTGEKPFSCSECEERFNQKVHLVKHQRIHTGEKPFLCSECGEYFSVKSAFIIHHRIHTGEKPFSCSECGKCCNQKTHLVKHQKIHTGEKPFSCSECGKHFSHKSDLVRHKKIHTGEKPFSCSDCGRHFCHKSHLIRHERTHTGEKPFSCSKCGKCFNQKAYLVKHERIHTEEKPFPCLECGKCFMDKYKLASHERSHTGEKPFSCSECGEYFSVKSALVIHQRTHTGEKPFSCSECGKCFIDKYNLAKHHRIHTGEKPFSCSECGKCFNRKSALVMHQKIHTGEKPFSCTECGKSFIDKYKLAKHKRIHAREKSFLC, encoded by the exons ATGACTGTACCAAGAGTTTGGAGGGACATCTGATATTTTCAGATTTTAAAGCAAATAATCATGGTATAACAGAAGATACTTATGAAGAGCATTGGATTGGATTGTCATTGGATCCTTCTAAACAGATCCGATCTTCTGATTCATCGCAGACTGTTCAGGAAAATAAAAGTCACAGAAGGAATGATGAACATCATAgacctcacacaggggagaagtcaatgtcatgtttagaatgtgggaaacattATAGATATGAATCAGAACTTGCTAGACATCAGAaatctcacacaggggagaagccattttcatgttcagaatgtgagaaacatTTTATacataaatcagatcttgttagacatcagagaactcacacaggagagaagccattttcctgtTCAGAATGCGGGAAATGTTTTATTAATAAATCCAATCTTTCACAACATGAGAgagctcacacaggggagaagccattttcatgtccagaatgtgggaaatgttttaaccagaaatcagctcttgttgtgcatcaaagaattcacacaggggagaaaccattttcatgttcagaatgtgggaaattttTTAACCAGAAATCATATCTTATTAAACATCagcgaattcacacaggggagaaaccattttcatgttcagaatgtgggaaatgttttaaccagaaaGCAGATCTTGTAAAACAtcacagaattcacacaggagtgaagccattttcatgttcagaatgtgggaaatgttttaaccagcaATCAATTctagttacacatcagagaattcacacaggggagaagccatttgcatgttcagaatgtgggaactgttttaatcagaaatcagatcttgttcgacatcagagaattcacacaagaga aaagccattttcatgttcagaatgtgggaaaatgTTTAGTGttaaatcagctcttgttatacatcaaagaattcacacaggggagaaaccgttttcatgttcagaatgtgggaaatgctttatccAGAAATCGGTTCTCATTAAAcatcaaagaactcacacaggggagaaaccattttcatgttcacaatgtgggaaatgttttataaatcaatataatctTGCTgagcatcagagaagtcacacaggggtgaagccattttcatgttcagaatgtgggaagcatTTTAGTGttaaatcagctcttgttatgCATcatagaattcacacaggggagaagccattttcatgttcagaatgtgggaaatgttttatccagaaatcagatcttgttaaacaccagagaattcacacaggggagaaaccattttcatgttcagaatgtgaggaaCGTTTTAACcagaaagtacatcttgttaaACACCAGAGAatacacacaggggagaagccttttttatgttcagaatgtggggaaTATTTTAGCGTCAAATCAGCTTTTATTATACATcatagaattcacacaggggagaagccattttcatgttcagaatgtgggaaatgttgtaACCAGAAAACACATCTTGTTAAAcaccagaaaattcacacaggggaaaagccattttcatgttcagaatgtgggaaacattTTAGtcataaatcagatcttgttagacataaaaaaattcacacaggggagaagccattttcatgttctgacTGTGGGAGACATTTTTGTCATAAATCACATCTTATTAGACATGAGAGAACTCAtacaggggaaaagccattttcatgttcaaaatgtgggaaatgttttaaccaaaaagcatatcttgttaaacatgagagaattcacacagaggagaagccatttccatgtttagaatgtggaaaatgtttcatggataaatataagcttgctagccatgagagaagtcacacaggtgagaagccattttcatgttcagaatgtggggaaTATTTTAGTGTTAAATCAGCTttagttatacatcagagaactcacacaggggagaagcctttttcatgttcagaatgtgggaaatgtttcatagATAAATATAATCTTGCTAAACAtcacagaattcacacaggggagaaaccattttcatgttcagaatgtgggaaatgttttaaccggaAATCAGCTCTTGTTATGCATCaaaaaattcacacaggggagaagccattttcctgtacagaatgtgggaaaagtttcaTAGATAAATATAAGCTTGCtaaacataagagaattcacgCAAGAGAAAAGTCATTTTTATGctaa